The Kogia breviceps isolate mKogBre1 chromosome 4, mKogBre1 haplotype 1, whole genome shotgun sequence genome window below encodes:
- the MYOT gene encoding myotilin isoform X3, with product MARRLLGPQNAAAVFQAQNASEAQDPAQHNSEHARLQVPTSQVRSRSSSRGDVNDQDAIQEKFYPPRFIQVPENMSIEEGRFCRMDFKVSGLPAPDVSWYLNGQPVQSDDFHKMIVSEKGFHSLIFEVVRASDAGAYTCVAKNRAGEATFTVQLDVLAKEHRRAPMFIYKPQSKKVFEGDSVKLECQISAIPPPKLFWKRNNEMVQFNTDRISLYHDNSGRVTLLIKDVNKKDAGWYTVSAVNEAGVTTCNTRLDVTARPNQTPPAPKQLRVRPTFSKYLALNGKGLDVKQAFNPEGEFQRLAAQSGLYESEEL from the exons CACAATTCAGAACATGCACGACTGCAAGTTCCTACATCACAAGtaag aagtAGATCATCTTCAAGGGGAGATGTGAATGATCAGGATGCAATCCAGGAGAAATTTTACCCACCTCGTTTCATTCAAGTGCCAGAGAACATGTCAATTGAAGAAGGAAGATTCTGCAGAATGGACTTCAAA gTTAGTGGACTACCAGCTCCTGATGTGTCATGGTATCTAAATGGACAACCAGTTCAATCAGATGATTTTCACAAAATGATAGTGTCTGAAAAGGGTTTTCATTCACTCATCTTTGAAGTGGTCAGAGCTTCAGATGCAGGGGCTTATACATGTGTTGCCAAGAATagagcaggagaagccacctTTACTGTGCAGCTGGATGTCCTGG CAAAAGAACATAGAAGAGCACCAATGTTCATCTACAAACCACAGAGTAAAAAGGTTTTTGAGGGAGACTCAGTGAAGCTAGAATGCCAAATCTCGGCTATACCGCCACCAAAActtttctggaaaagaaataatgaaatggtACAATTCAACACTGATCGAATAAG ttTATATCACGATAACTCTGGAAGAGTTACTTTACTGATAAAAGATGTAAACAAGAAAGACGCTGGGTGGTATACTGTGTCTGCAGTTAATGAAGCTGGAGTGACCACATGTAACACGAGATTAGATGTTACAG CCCGTCCAAACCAAACTCCTCCAGCTCCTAAGCAGTTACGTGTCCGACCaactttcagcaaatatttagcaCTTAACGGGAAAGGTTTGGATGTGAAACAAGCTTTTAACCCTGAAGGAGAGTTTCAGCGTCTGGCAGCTCAATCTGGACTCTATGAAAGTGAAGAACTTTAA